GCGTTGAGATGAGCATGTGCAGGAAGTAGACAGAGCGATATTGCATCTGCATACATGTGATGGATACATCAGCATTGAAATCCACGAAATAACATTGCTAAAGATTTTTCATTCTAGAGTTGTTTGCTCGCTAACAGCACCTTCCGAAGCGGATTCGACTCGTAAAAAGTGCTGTTCTATGCAGCGCAATCCTGGAAACCTATCAGGAACATCTGTCTCTCGCTGAACACTCTCGTGACAGGCTATGCTGGAATGACAAGCTTATAGGTGCGATTTGCTGAATGTAATGGAGGATGAGTTGCAAAGTgtgcttgctttttttcctatacATCTTTTCTTGTGGCAGGGCACCGAGACCTGCTAAAATCCCGAATCTCGCATGGACACGATTTTGCGATGTGAGTACGGTTAATCTCTAGCGATTACCTTCTGAAAtactttcattatttatttctccaaGAAATTTTCCCTCCCGTTGTTCACATACCTGAAGTAATGTGTGTATTTGCTAAAGTCCTTTCATCAAGACAACCTTGAAGTTTttgcgtggaaaaaaaaaactgaaaaggaaGTTTTCCCTCCGTTCGATTCCATGAGATGATGGCGTTTCCTGGTTTTTATGTAACCAGACATTTTAGTGCATTCTTTAAGAAAGTATTAGTCAGATGATCCATCCTGTTATATGAATTAAATTTTCCATATATTATGAAAGAAAAGTCTCCCGAGTAATTCGTCGCACTGCTGCCTTCGATCATCTGATAATTTCATATGCCTAGAGGGAACGTGGAATCGTTGGCAGCAGTAAACATTCGTTTATCCACGCTGAGCTCCCAATTTCCCGGGACCCCCGGATTCTGAAAAAGGCTGTCTCGGTAAAAGCAGAAGTTCTAAACTATAATTGTATAACAGCGCTATACAAATTCGTTTTGGACGAAACACCTCGGTGGAAACACAGACGTTCAGGCAAACCGTTGGAATACTTTAGAGTGgggaaaattaattttttgagacACCATTCGAGAGCGCAGATGCCGGTGATTTCAGATATTCATCCAGAACTTAATTCAGTCTAGAGCGCAGATGCCGCTGATTTCAGATATTCATCCAGAACTTAATTTAGCCCAAGGTCCGTCTTGAAGATAGGATAAGCTTTGTAGTCAGTTACTTTCACAACCTCGCAGTCTTGCCATTGGAATATCCTTCTGATACATCTTAGTGGAACGAACGAAAAGGCGTACGTAGCATCCGCACTTGGTTCCCAAAACTGGAGAAAATGTTTAACATATTCGTAATCGGAAGATTAGAACAATTCGGCAACTTCACATCATGTGTGAATTTGTTGACTTCCATTGTCTTAAGGAAAGCGGTAGATTTAAAGTTATTAGGAACGAATatatccttaaaggcagcataccacgaatcagaggtggtgcggatttcaggtggagtatccgtatacggggtcgtagattatggagacgatgtagttccgctcatctctcgctGCATCACGTTTTTgtgacgccatctattgcaacgctccacgaCTTCCCACGGATAGGCAGAGATCAACAGGACCTCTAACTCGAAGGGTAATTGAACCGGCTCACCGCATAGACTGCCAAGGTGCCGCAGCCACAGAGGACCAGAGATTTGATAACATTTGAACGACGGCACGGAACAACCGTGCAGCAGCAGTGAATTGTAATGAggagcgaaaaaaagcgaGGGAGGTGTGAAACATTTCGCCTTAGGCAGCGATTGggtttctctttttgtatCTTGTAGCTTGCGTTGCACAAGTACGACAAGACAAGCAGAACATGATTCCTAGAGGGAAACGACGATGCTGATTACGGATTTGCCAGGTCCGTAGACGATATCTTCAGGCAATGATCgattttgtatattttcttttcgattctACTGCAAACTCATCACTTAGGGTTTTTGGAAAGCAACGAAAACAGCAGAGATATTTGGTTGCGATATCGGTATGTCATAGGAGGCGCCCTCAGGCAATCAACGATGTTATTGATATCGGGCAACCATATGGACTGTGAGAACAgccaacatttttcttttacatgcAGTGATCACATTTTTTACATATACCAAAAGACTTTCGTAGTTTCTTTCGGTGATCTTTGGGAATAGACTTTTTAAGATAATCCATGTAATTCCTTTTAAATCTATGTAATTCTTTTTCGACATGATATATATGTACTTATTCAAGccactttcttttcatattagtatctatttttgaaaaacagcgCTAACAGCGCGAGAAGCCGGCAAAGTCGGCAGCTCGCGCTGGTTCGAGTATAAAAGAACGCTGACGACAGTTCTACGCTGTTTTTACTCATAAAAACAACAGTGGAACAACgactagaaagaaaaacgactaACAAGTCAAATTaaatcaagaaataaaaaagaagagtaaagaaaataaaggagaaatgaATATTAACTTAACTAATCcgcaaaagttgaaaaaattacaaattctGATTCTTTCCCTCAATAAAACTCTTAAATTCATTGTATTCTAAGACGTTTACGCATTCGTTTGACGACCGACGTTCCAGGAAGTGTTTTCACTACGGTGGAACCTATTATCAAAAAGAGGCCTTTCGCTGAAAATTCTTCCGAATCAGTATTCAATAgctaggaatgaaaaaaattctattagcTTCAAATGGAGCATTCTTGGTCGTTTCCAGAAACACTGGGCATTTCGAACTCACATATGATGTGGGATGTGATTATAAATGATCTACTGATTACAAATATTGTAAACGTTTCGTCCAATTTTGAGAAACAAGGGCGATTGCTATATACACCTTTCCGTTCCACGAAGATATATCAGAAGGATATGTCAGTTGCAGGATTGCAGAGGTTTGAAAGGAATTAACTGTGTTTGGCAAAAGGTCGCATGTTTTTAGCCCACACATTTAACAAAATTACATTCTGcataaataactaaaattagtgaattttatgttttcagTCGATAGAtcctaaaatttattttttccactcaCAGGTATTCCGACGGGTTCTGACGAAGTGGTCGTAATGAGTTTTGAGAGACAATTTAAGAGACGTAgatgagaaagagaaaggaaatgatGAGGCTTGGTATTGGTAGTACCCCAAACACAATTAGTGGTCGTCATTGTACAGGGTATTCGGCCACACTGTAAACAAAACAACCCCGAAACATAcgaattttcttggaaacgTGGCCTAAAATAAGCTGCGCACAATCAGTGCAAATCAGATTTGATGCACTTGCTGCATGAAATGGCCGCACGcgaattctttgaatttttttttttacaaatgttcGATTTAGGCAATCTTTAGTGAAATATCCGggtaaaaaggataaaatgataaagtgcgcggcgttgattagtcccttttgggatgcgcctacacttttgacttcaattcagaatcgttcgagatTCATAAGCGCGCGTGCAGCTATACAACGACTTTTCGGGCagagccgatgtatcaagtcagtgtttttatccactcAGACAGGGCTGGTACGATTTTATCGAGCTTGGAGGAATGAAATGTCTGTTTGGTGCTGAGGGGGAGGACGGAGGGAGAGGGCGATGGGTTccaaaccatcgatcgtgtagcCAATCTACATAGATTCAAATTGAAACCAAATATTCTATGAgccttctcttcttgaaatatttcttccaCTCTACTTTGTGATCTcggtttatgttttcttgttgtaccaacgaggttttggtgaaactttattagtGGCCTGACGTTCCGACAAAGTCGTCTTTaccaaaggcctgaaaatggttcgaggtttttTGATGATATCCAtatccaatcaaactcgtccTCTCTTTTTGCCAGTCTTCAATTTCGTTCCAAGTGTACTATGCAAGAGCTccaaacaggaaaacaaattCACTAGTCTCATCGACTAATGGGGGTGGTCAGCAACCGCTTCATTCCAGATTGTCACCGGAGGCAAATGAAAATTGCGCACTGTGCAGCATCCTCGAGTAATAGtgtctggatagtgttaaggaaGTGCATATGATACATCTTTATATCTCGCGGTGTTACGAGGGGCATAAACTCTTCGGTAATTGATAATCACACGTTTTTATTATCTATGGATGGATGCCTGACGAAAATCCAAAATGCTTCTAATGTCTTTCTAGCAGATATTTGTTTCTCATGGGCTcgtacactttatttcaaactcatctCCATCACTTTTCATTCTTGTGCCGCCCAAATGGTGTCATTGAGCTTCACCACCCTTTACCAGCCGAATGTTCTTTGATACGCAAACTCAGCATCTTTCCAGcttctccaatataaatggcaTTGCATACTAAGGACTCTGAAAGCTACAAGATTGCACCACATGCAATTCCATCACGCTATTCAAACACCAATACTTGAGGATACTAAACAGTCTTATCCTATGCGAATAAGATCGCCATGGGAGACAATAAGATGCAAGAACGCGATGGTTCAGCAGCCTCGCGGTGAGATCAATCAGTTTGTCTTCCTGTTTGGAATTCTCGTGGGGTGTACTTAGAgcgatatcgaggcttggcaatGTCAATGCCTAATGTGCAATGTCATTTGGCGAGGGGGGAGGAGGAGTTGAGCAAAATTTAGTTGTGGGGGAGTGGGGAACTcagtggcgtccttatttctggaactaAATAACCCAATCAATCGGACCCTAAGGCTTAGGGATTAGCCTAAGAGGATCTATGTCATGTAAGGCAAAGTTagttaagagaaaaagttaaaggcatcactccacgaatgtgaagtggtacggatttcaggtggagtattcgtatacgggatgggagactatgcagaagggagtgattccgtccatttcttcctaactgccgtaaaaaacggtccggaagatacggcttcaggcgttctggcgcactattttctacagggagttcgactggagcacgccagccttgtgcggcgccgcatcttccgggccgttttttacggcaattaggaagtaatggagagaatcaccccctctccatagtctcccatcccgtatacgaatactccacttgaaatctgcgccacctcagattcgtggggtgatgcctttaagatagaGCGTTCAAGAATAACGGCGCTAGATAGTAGCTCCTCTCTCCATTAAATTTTCCCTGAGGAGTTTAAGGGGATATGCTTAGTTTCAATAAACTCAAACCATTTTAAAGGCTTTGATAAAGAAGGAGtcgtcgaaacgtcaggctataaaaaatgtttaacCATAACCTTTTTTGACACAGCAAGAAGTCATAAACCAAGATTGATCATTTGCTGACTCTTATTTGGCGTAGATAATCACATATATGCATACGCGAGCCTGTGGCTCCCGTATGCATATATGTGATGTGGCTCGAAAGCCCAAGTCATTATCCTGACGAGGACATTACTGCAATAGAACACTAAACGAAGCAAAAAGATATATGTAAAGCGCAACGTTTGCTTCTAGAAGCTCTTTGCTCCTCGCGCGCTACTTCAACGCGATAAGTTAGGTCATACTGACGATATAATATTGTAAATGACTGCGAGTAAAGTTTGATAGGTGTTCGAAGCGCTATCACTGCGACATGTGACCTAGCAAATGTACCAAAAGAAATGTCCGATTCGGATGGAATTCAGTTTTCTCTGTGTGAGGTGATACAGTCAGCTTGGTGCACTAGGACCGCTAATTCTTCGATAGAAGACGGAAAAGACAaggattcgcgtctttttcgtctttttttcatgaccCGCCTCGATTTGATCTCCATTACGAGATCTATACATCAAAAGATTCAtgagcgcgagctctaccgaTTGGATGTAATAAGAACATTCAAGACCTATCAAggaaacactttttgaaaaaaaattacctgcgggtACACATTAACAAGTTCGAGATAATTGCCGCCAaggatatttcatttttggcgtaaacatatttttcgaaaaataaaatgataattacatattcgtaatctacataatattgcgaacaatttgatatccTTCATAGCTGTAATTCCatgactctgaagattttctaaatttgactaaagtaacatgtttcaactccaggaacgaccgacattaccagcttaaaaattattttttttacgaaatcTGCAAGAAAAGTATTTGTTGTACGAGGACCTCATCTCTTGGTTTTCCAGCTCAACATGATTTCCTGTTCTTCGTAGCTAAAGTTAAAACATTTGCAATgcattttgcatttcttactctgatttttggcagctcgtaaatcgctaacaaattAGGTTTACCATCTGTCGGCATAATACAATAGAAAACAGTCTTTGTCCTATgaatttttccgatttcttctttaatatgCTTCAGCTGCAgtcagttttgaacctgcaaagatatagaacttttcatgtgttttacAGAAAGCTTATTTTTTGCGGTTTTTTGGAAGTTGCTTCAAATATCAAGTAgatatgtttttgttgttgttattgtttttgttttattgtcaTCGGGGCACGCCGACCCACCAGATAGATACCTTAGGACACACATCGAGCTGCGCCTGTGCTACCGCATtgattactacatttgaaaagaatagaataactacagagaAGAATGCTTTTTGAGATAGTCTGCTTTATtcttgaaaactgaaaaaaaaatctttgcgaACAGATGTGACAGATGGGAAACCTAATTTATTAGCGATTTACGATCAGAGTAAAATCTGCCAAAAATCAGAGCAACCAATGCAAAATACCGAAGTTGtaactttagctgcaaaaaacagGAGATCCTGTTGAGCTGGAAAATCAAGAGAGAAGGTCATTCTACaagaaatagttttcttgtagattccgttaaaaaaataatttttaagctggTAATGTCGGTCGTTCGTGGAGTTAaaacatgtcactttagtcaaatttagaaaatcttcagagtcAAGGAATTATAGCTGTGAGggatatcaaattgttcgcaatattatgCAGATCATGAATATATAactatcatttcacttttcgaaaaatccttggagcgcaattatctcggactcggccttgttaatgtgtatccgcaggtaattttttcaaaaagagtttCCTTGATAGATCTTGAAAGTTCTTATTACATCCAATCAGTAGAGCTCGCGCTCTGATGATTGGATGTAATAAGAACTTTCGCCCTATCGATGTATAAatcttataataaagatcaaattgaggcgagttatggAAAAAGgactagagaaaaaagaacaaaagacgAAAACGACGCGGATTCGCGTCCTTTTCTTCTGTTGAAAAACTAGCGATGCTATGTACATTTTTAACCAAACAGAATGCATTCAGATACTATGGAAAGTTACTCGACAGAAGAGCAGCTGGCGTTTGTCAAAATCCAGTATAATTCCAGCGAAATGCTCCGCTAACGCTTTGCACATATTGCGTGATGTTTTTGGTAAGGGGAACACATTATATGAAACTCTAGACTGTCCGATATTTCTCCTCTAGGCTTCGGTGAATGTACTTATTTAAGTTAGAAGAGCTCGATTCTCAAACAGGTGATTAGATCGGgatgcttacctagcggcgaagaggaaGGCTAATAAGgtagtctccaaggcgaagtcggaccgctacaaggctgtgtacgacatgcttgataccagagaatgggagcgggcagtgtatcgtttagtcagagcgcgacatcgctcaacgttggatatggaacacaccaagatcgttaagggagctgatggagccgttccgTGCCTccctggtcagatcctggagaggtggcgagagtactacaaccacttgtgtaacgaagagttctgtcatcctccgatcccaactgttcccagcgtcgagggtcctcttctaccaattactgccgtcgaagttagtgctgccctcgcaaaaatgaagtcgaacaaggcaaccggtcctgaagacatacctgctgatgtctggaagctgctaggagatcgagggtccgtgtggctcgcaactctatttaacaagatcgttgcagaaggacggactccagacgtttggcaaacttccgtgaccgtgttTGTCTGGAAAgcgaaaggagacattgctgactgcacttcgtacaggcctatacgactgctgtgtcatacgatgaaggtttttgagcgtgtcctggaggctcgtctgaggaaaattgtcagcgtttcactcaaccagtgcggttttgtgaaagactgcagcactatagatgctatccatgctgtccatatccttctggagaaacagaagagagaagaaccacagtgtgcatcttgcttttctcgatctcgagaaagctttcgaccgtgtcccacataagctgttatggatgtctatgaggtcgcatagagtaccagaagaatatgggCGGTGGacaaagctgctttatgcgaaagCCCACCAGCGTTGtccgatgtgctgctggaacaagcaggccattccctgtagaAGTAGGGGTTCActagggttcatccctctcattcctgctgttcatactgtgtatggacacgataacgaaggaaatccagaagcagcaccCGTgcactctactctttgccgatgatgtcatgctcgcgtcggagtctcgaggtgatcttcagaaacaagtacaatcttggaaggatcggctacagaaatatggattgcgccccaacacatcaaaaactgagtacatggagtgcggaccaaggatagaggatggttcaattcgtgtcgatggcaccgaattaaacaaggtgaactgtttcaagtaccttggatccaaagtgacttccacaggcgacattgatcaggAAGGTCGAtcacgtgttaatgcggcatggatgaaatggaaaatggcaacaggcgtactgtgcgacaggaaagtccctgttcgattgaagtcgaagatctacagggtggttgtgcgtcctgttgccctttacgaatgcgagtgctggcggacgacgaaagccttggaaagagtgttacacgctatggagatgcggatgttaaggtggacaataggtgtaacgctaaaagagaaagtatccaacgacactgttcgctccatcttcggcgtcgtcccgataactgagaagatgaaggaggcccgactgagatggttcggttacgtcttgcggcgagaggaagattctgtggccaaaaccgcactgaagctcgacgtttcaggagtgaggccgcgtgggaggccaaagatccgctggttagaccgtgtgaagctggatatgatagatgcgcgtttATGTACgactgatgcaatggatagaaccaaatggaagacgagaagcagaaaggcggaccTTGCAACAatgcgggacaaacgctaggaagaagaagaagaagaggaagctCGATTCTCAAACAGAGGGTGAAGACACGagaggaggaaagaaaaagggaaacgaACAAACATTTCCTTAGTAACGTCAAAGCGAATCAACGGAATTGACCACAATCACAGAAAAACATGGTCATTGGAGAAAAATAGAGGGCGGGAAAGGGTTAGGATAATTCAAGAGTGTCTCGAGGAGATTTGCCAGATATGTTGTTCCATATTTGATAACATTATATACCGCATAGAATAAGCCATAGCTTTGGCAAGCAGTGAACAATAGGATGTTTTATGTTGAGTccaattcttcatttctcctGGGACATCCTTTATAACAAAGTATTCACGAACGTTAATCAAGGCACTGAAATACTTTCTTATGACCATAATTTTTGCGAGGAGATATGTTCACTGAATTTTTGGCCTCATTTACGAGGGTCTTATGTATACTCACAAGAAATTTACTTTAACTAATCATCTTCTACCTCGCATAATATTAGATTGCTTTgacgacaattaggaaaaaaaaagaaaaattaaaagtgcTAAGCGCTTGGACACTATATATGGCAACTTTTCGATAGAACACTCCCTTAACTTTCATAgcctgccaacccaccactcctcatgctttgaagggccagttttgtggaataaaattcaggcgaaattttagtgagctctgttccatcttgtttttttgttttgtggcacacctgcaggtgttttcaacaaataaataaaaaaataagtgatcaGTGttttgaaatgtaaaaaatggtTCACAAGAAAATAACCGTTGAATGAATTATTGACGAAAAACAGATAGTAATTTGAAAAGAtacttttctactttctgaTAGACTATTCTTCCGTGGTGACGGAAAGAGATCTATAGAAATTATTCAGCAACAAGGTAAGGTTGTTTTGTATCTCTTAGGAAAGTGTTACGTGAACTCCGCACGTTGGCTGGCCTGAGCGCGGAAGCAAACTCAAGACTGCATTTGAAGATGGCGCGCAAAGTGGCCTCTCGCGTTGACCAACGACTTCCTGTCGCATTGTTCCGAGACTTCCGGATCGGTGGCGAATGCCCTTTGACAGGAATGGGGACTATGTAGAACGTTTGCGAAAAATTTAGCAGGAAAAGCAGCAAACAGAAACtgcaggaaaagctagagaagggatcgtagattgcgagatccgaggtggttccgctcatctctcccttatCACCGTTTTTACTTTtagttgcaacgcaccacccttcTGTACGCGctgcatccagctgcgcagcggccGAAGATctatgaggtctcctcagcctattctaaaagtaaaaaagctTAAGTAAAGCCAAAGAACAGGCTTCTGGGAGGACCGCAACGTTCACGACCGCATAGAggaacgttctaacgtatcttgtaggaactaaagtaaatcccacgtcgtttttttacgaagggagagcggaaccaccctggaTCTCACAATTTACAACttcatctccagcttttcccgcACATTCTCTaaccacgtcaaattcgtggtaggTTGCGTTTAATTTGGCTTGATGAGAACTCGGCTTAAATCAGCAAAAACACAAGTTCGACCGAGAGTTCTCATGGCGTGTGCGTTTGCTGTTATGCATGGTTTCTTTCACGGGTCGTTCGCACTTCCTCAgcaattcctcttttttcaaatttttctgcattcaGTTATGCTCCAGAAATCTTGCCGTTTCGCAAACAGTGAGAAGATATATAGCAGCATTATAGAGCGCTTCATCAGAAAGAGTATCATGTTTCGAGCAGAAGAAAGAGAGGATTTGGAGATCTGGCATGTATCAACGATGAGAAGTCGGAAGTACTGCCGCCTCACAACAGAATTAGCAAGACCATCCAATGACTATCAAATCTCGATTCAGagtaatcaacgaaaatcatcGATGACGTATGTCAAACGAAAACTGGATCGATAACTCTAAATGTGGTAAATCTAGCACAAACCGCAAACTCTCCACTTTGCTAATGTAGAGCGTAGTTCTAATTTTACTGCGCAGCACGAACACACTACAACACTATAAGCAGCTCGAGAACTATAAAATCCTGGTTCCGTTTCATATGGGATGCGGTAGCGCAATATTTAGTGAATAGTGCACGAAGCCATCTTGTGAGCCAGACGTGCAAGCTATGAAAGTACCGTCTGCAAATTTCAGCAGCAATTAATTCACAGAAGAATGAACTATGGGTTCTGCTCAGCTCCAAACTGCATTGATTTCCCAATTTGCCAAAGAAGACAGCTGCATGGTTTCTGATATAACTCGAACATTGTCAGAcaacccccctcccccctcctccCCTAGCCAAGCGTGTTGTTGGGGAAAACCATTCTGAAAGCCCTACCCTGATCTCATTCTTTCTTATATAGCCGTTCATACGACaaccaaaaattaaataatacaaATGGAATTGAAGAGTATAATTAGACGCTTGATgaacaaatcaaaataaaataatataatgtcATAAGTACTGATAAATAGTTCTATAATAAATACTAGTATATAGTGCTACACGTAAGATAAATGTAACgaacaaaaggataaagtctctgctGTATAAAACCCTTTTGATACGCCAAAGCTTTCTATTGTAATTTGTAATCGtcgaggttttggaacgcatgttggcctGTGACTTGCtgggaccaatttatcggGCTCGGTTGGCATTAGGGTgttttcgaaccatcggccGTGCGGCCATAGCGGACCTCTAAACGACTGCACTACATCCACCCCTAAATtaa
This window of the Necator americanus strain Aroian chromosome III, whole genome shotgun sequence genome carries:
- a CDS encoding hypothetical protein (NECATOR_CHRIII.G10202.T2); the encoded protein is MLDTREWERAVYRLVRARHRSTLDMEHTKIVKGADGAVPCLPGQILERWREYYNHLCNEEFCHPPIPTVPSVEGPLLPITAVEVSAALAKMKSNKATGPEDIPADVWKLLGDRGSVWLATLFNKIVAEGRTPDVWQTSVTVFVWKAKGDIADCTSYRPIRLLCHTMKVFERVLEARLRKIVSVSLNQCGFVKDCSTIDAIHAVHILLEKQKREEPQCASCFSRSRESFRPCPT
- a CDS encoding hypothetical protein (NECATOR_CHRIII.G10202.T1); amino-acid sequence: MEHTKIVKGADGAVPCLPGQILERWREYYNHLCNEEFCHPPIPTVPSVEGPLLPITAVEVSAALAKMKSNKATGPEDIPADVWKLLGDRGSVWLATLFNKIVAEGRTPDVWQTSVTVFVWKAKGDIADCTSYRPIRLLCHTMKVFERVLEARLRKIVSVSLNQCGFVKDCSTIDAIHAVHILLEKQKREEPQCASCFSRSRESFRPCPT
- a CDS encoding hypothetical protein (NECATOR_CHRIII.G10203.T1); translated protein: MDTITKEIQKQHPCTLLFADDVMLASESRGDLQKQVQSWKDRLQKYGLRPNTSKTEYMECGPRIEDGSIRVDGTELNKVNCFKYLGSKVTSTGDIDQEGRSRVNAAWMKWKMATGVLCDRKVPVRLKSKIYRVVVRPVALYECECWRTTKALERVLHAMEMRMLRWTIGVTLKEKVSNDTVRSIFGVVPITEKMKEARLRWFGYVLRREEDSVAKTALKLDVSGVRPRGRPKIRWLDRVKLDMIDARLCTTDAMDRTKWKTRSRKADLATMRDKR